The DNA segment AAAAAAAACATTATAGAATTGTAACAATTTAAAGGTTTCTTCTTACTTTTATTAAGAAAATGTTTTCCTAACTTTGAAAAGTTTATTTTTTACTTTTAAAATATGTCAATGGGCTCATATATAGGGATTATAGAATAATTATTTCTATTAAGAAACATAATAGATAAAAAGATAATTATGAGGAGGAGTATATATGCCTAAAAAAGATGTAGGTTCAATGAAGTATGAAATAGCTAAAGAATTAGGATTGATGGATAAAATAAAAGAGGTGGGGTGGGGAGGATTAACGGCTAAGGAAACAGGAAAGATAGGTGGAAAGATAACTGTTAAGAAGAGAGAGGCACGTAAAAAAAAGAAAGATTGTTAAATTATTATATTATAGATAAAATTATATAGGGATATTGATTGGCTTTTTAAAAAAATTGATATGATATAATAATCATATAATACTATAATTGGGGGATGATTTTGTGGATAGGATAAAAATACTTAGAGAATTTGTAAATAGTAGTGATAATATAGTGTTTTTAGGAGGTGCAGGTGTTTCCACAGAGAGCAATATACCAGACTTTAGATCTAGTAATGGAATATATAGTACTGAGAGCAAATACGGATATTCTCCAGAGGTTATGCTTAGTCATAGCTTTTTTGTAAATCACACAGAAGAATTC comes from the Clostridiisalibacter paucivorans DSM 22131 genome and includes:
- a CDS encoding small, acid-soluble spore protein, alpha/beta type — its product is MPKKDVGSMKYEIAKELGLMDKIKEVGWGGLTAKETGKIGGKITVKKREARKKKKDC